The Methanooceanicella nereidis genome segment TGCCGGGCATGCTCCACCGCACGTTCCGCATCCTTTACACTTTGCATCGTTGACGTAGGCCTTCCTCTTTCCTTCCTCAAGGTCTATCAGGTCGATAGCCTTGTACGGGCAGAGTCCTGCGCATACTCCGCAACCGGAGCAAAGAGCGTCATTGACTTTGCCTGCGATAGGCTCGAGCATGACCTTGCCCTGGTTGATGGGTACTGCCGCAGCTGCAGCCGCACCTGCTGCCTGTGCCACTGTGTCAGGGATATCCTTCGGACCCTGGCAGCAACCGGCAAGATATATACCGTCGGTCGATGTCGAGAACGGGTTAAGCTTCGGGTGAGCCTCTAACAGGAACAGGTCTGAGCTCTTGGATATGATGAGCTTGTTCCTGAGATCCTCGGTCGACTT includes the following:
- a CDS encoding 4Fe-4S binding protein, with product RGRVSYIEENPVNKNLIVHAEDTLLGVPIELELEMVILASAIIPKKSTEDLRNKLIISKSSDLFLLEAHPKLNPFSTSTDGIYLAGCCQGPKDIPDTVAQAAGAAAAAAVPINQGKVMLEPIAGKVNDALCSGCGVCAGLCPYKAIDLIDLEEGKRKAYVNDAKCKGCGTCGGACPAKAISMQHFKDTQIRAQIAALFTPAGGA